One Brassica napus cultivar Da-Ae chromosome A1, Da-Ae, whole genome shotgun sequence genomic region harbors:
- the LOC106436165 gene encoding dof zinc finger protein DOF4.7, giving the protein MMTSSHQSHTTSFNPRRIKAKAKPPHQISRMGPSPAAQPVLKCPRCDSVNTKFCYYNNYSLSQPRHYCKNCRRYWTRGGSLRNVPIGGSTRNKNKPSSLQVISSPPPIVASLSSHELVDGFRMNRAMIDPPATAFPGGFSGYMFSLDPNYNLASSSIESLSSLNQDLHQKLQQQRLFTSMFQQDSPPVMFHNVELLPPSTATTEWAFDRSAIRGATSGSNENNGEREGNLGSWYYNPNNSMP; this is encoded by the coding sequence ATGATGACTTCATCCCATCAGAGCCACACCACCAGCTTCAACCCCCGGAGGATCAAGGCTAAGGCGAAGCCACCACATCAGATCAGTCGCATGGGACCGTCACCGGCGGCGCAGCCGGTACTTAAATGTCCGAGGTGTGATTCCGTCAACACCAAATTCTGTTACTACAACAACTACAGCTTATCTCAGCCACGCCACTACTGCAAAAACTGTCGCCGTTACTGGACACGTGGCGGATCCCTCCGTAACGTACCCATCGGTGGCTCAACCAGAAACAAGAACAAGCCTTCAAGCCTCCAAGtcatctcttctcctcctccgaTTGTAGCGTCATTGTCGTCTCACGAGCTCGTTGATGGGTTTCGTATGAACAGAGCGATGATAGACCCTCCTGCAACGGCGTTTCCAGGTGGATTCTCTGGCTACATGTTTTCGTTGGATCCTAACTACAATCTTGCATCTTCTTCTATCGAGTCTTTGAGTTCTTTAAACCAAGACTTACACCAGAAGCTTCAGCAACAGAGACTCTTCACTTCCATGTTTCAACAAGATTCTCCACCGGTTATGTTTCATAACGTTGAGCTACTTCCTCCTTCGACGGCGACAACGGAGTGGGCCTTCGATAGATCAGCCATTAGGGGAGCAACAAGTGGCAGTAATGAAAACAATGGTGAA